One window from the genome of Diabrotica virgifera virgifera chromosome 6, PGI_DIABVI_V3a encodes:
- the LOC126886825 gene encoding uncharacterized protein LOC126886825, with translation MVYKKRMKYPRENIQKAIEDINLKRLSIRQASKIYNVPKSTLLDTMKEKYKTPGNIGGPTVLSSSEEDLIIKWIIEMGNVGFPVTRSQLVDSVSKLIQNLKRKTPFKNYIPGKKWYNGFLARHPEISKRVPQSLSSCRAAVTEQNIRNWFTQVRDYMTKMNFLHILENPKRIFNCDESGFYLSPQEKQVLVRKGAKKVYSRIANDEKECLTVLLTVGADGSVPPPLVLYPYKRYVSAAIITNMPNQWGVGHSESGWMTSETFYEYVTNVFFPWLEKNSVPLPVILFLDGHSSHINLPITEFCKEKGIILTAFYPNATHRLQPLDVGVFYPIKNNWRKDVRSWRMENNGRKLQRAEFAKLLDKTLKATVCTSIIKSAFESCGLFPFNENRIDYSKLIKPIEQKDSDDKITESTSTTTVNVYDSKLLREVEIRLKPEVVNRFRIAESAAQLEEKYVALYDFWKSLHPQNVDHDKTLENNLPINAANETIVDIHFDENFWFCNNDTIEATVKADGALVLIPSQNSNSSSPKPGPSASKNNDCENIDYYLAVSSPQEKTPPKNKIVNTTPCNSPLKDDSIGIVYSDQKRQVQNQEKTPLKQITTTSENNSKYPTPFKKALFWPESSAKKKNNSTEDTKERKKPKIYPTVAISDEFMEHQRRLKKEKEEKENEKCERIRKRKAKTEIQQAKKKKCPPKHTPGIDTGNNNTENINKKNIEIYSKDDFVLVQYDSEYFPGVVLERSNDTLRVKSMTMNGKYWKWPDRDDILNYDFDDVVCKIARPSLINKRGAYEVPEIENLKK, from the coding sequence ATGGTATACAAAAAGCGGATGAAGTATCCCCGAGAGAATATCCAAAAAGCTATAGAAGATATTAATTTGAAACGTTTAAGTATTCGACAAGCCTCCAAAATATACAATGTGCCTAAAAGTACTTTGTTAGATACTATGAAAGAAAAGTACAAAACTCCGGGCAATATTGGAGGGCCAACAGTTTTGTCCAGTTCCGAAGAAGACTTGATTATAAAATGGATAATCGAAATGGGTAACGTGGGATTCCCGGTAACAAGATCTCAACTTGTTGATTCTGTTTCAAAACTAATTCAAAATTTGAAACGaaaaaccccatttaaaaattacatacctgGTAAAAAATGGTACAATGGTTTTCTCGCTCGTCATCCAGAAATTTCAAAACGTGTTCCACAATCACTATCTTCTTGTAGAGCCGCAGTTACGGAACAAAATATAAGAAATTGGTTTACCCAAGTTCGGGATTATAtgacaaaaatgaattttttacaCATTCTTGAAAACCCCAAGAGAATATTCAATTGTGATGAAAGTGGTTTCTATTTATCCCCTCAAGAAAAACAAGTGTTGGTTAGAAAAGGTGCAAAAAAGGTATACAGTCGCATAGCTAATGACGAAAAAGAATGTCTTACAGTTTTGCTAACTGTTGGAGCTGATGGTTCTGTACCTCCGCCATTAGTTTTGTATCCCTACAAACGGTATGTGTCAGCTGCAATAATAACGAACATGCCAAACCAGTGGGGAGTTGGGCACTCTGAATCTGGTTGGATGACAAGTGAGACATTTTATGAATACGTTACAAATGTATTTTTTCCCTGGTTGGAAAAGAACAGTGTTCCACTCCCAGTGATATTGTTTCTGGATGGACACTCTTCCCACATCAATCTGCCTATTACTGAATTCTGCAAAGAAAAAGGTATTATTTTAACAGCATTTTACCCCAACGCAACTCACCGATTACAGCCGTTAGATGTTGGTGTTTTTTATCCCATTAAAAATAACTGGCGAAAAGATGTTCGATCTTGGCGTATGGAGAATAACGGAAGAAAACTTCAACGGGCTGAGTTTGCAAAACTCTTAGACAAAACTTTGAAGGCTACAGTCTGTACATCGATAATAAAAAGTGCATTTGAATCATGTGGACTCTTTCCGTTTAACGAAAATCGCATTGATTATTCAAAATTAATAAAACCAATAGAACAAAAAGATTCTGATGATAAAATAACTGAATCAACATCCACTACAACTGTTAATGTTTATGATTCTAAACTACTTCGAGAGGTAGAGATACGTTTAAAGCCAGAGGTTGTTAACCGTTTTAGGATTGCTGAATCAGCGGCCCAACTAGAAGAAAAATATGTAGCATTGTATGATTTCTGGAAGAGTCTTCATCCACAAAATGTCGATCATGATAAAACTTTGGAAAACAATTTGCCAATTAATGCTGCTAACGAGACCATTGTTGACATacacttcgatgaaaacttttGGTTTTGCAATAATGATACAATTGAAGCTACAGTCAAAGCAGATGGAGCATTGGTCTTAATTCCTTCACAGAATAGCAATTCTAGTTCGCCAAAACCTGGTCCATCAGCATCCAAGAACAATGATTGTGAGAATATAGACTATTATTTAGCAGTAAGTTCACCCCAAGAAAAAACACCACCTAAGAACAAAATAGTAAACACAACTCCTTGTAATAGCCCATTAAAAGATGATTCAATAGGTATAGTTTATTCTGATCAAAAAAGACAAGTACAAAATCAAGAAAAAACCCCACTTAAGCAAATTACAACAACATCAGAGAATAATAGTAAATATCCAACACCTTTCAAAAAAGCACTATTTTGGCCGGAAAGTTCtgcaaagaaaaaaaataatagcaCAGAAGACACCAAGGAAAGGAAAAAACCAAAGATTTATCCTACAGTAGCTATAAGTGATGAATTTATGGAACATCAACGAAGActcaaaaaagaaaaagaggaaaaagaaaatgagaaatGTGAACGAATCCGAAAGAGGAAAGCAAAAACAGAGAttcaacaagcaaaaaagaaaaaGTGTCCTCCAAAACACACACCAGGCATAGATACTGGTAATAATAATAcggaaaacataaataaaaagaatatagaaatatattcAAAGGACGATTTTGTGTTGGTTCAGTACGACAGTGAATATTTCCCTGGTGTAGTTCTGGAACGAAGCAATGATACTTTGAGAGTTAAAAGTATGACTATGAATGGAAAGTACTGGAAATGGCCAGATAGAGATGacattttaaattatgactttgaTGATGTAGTTTGTAAGATTGCGAGACCTTCACTCATAAATAAACGCGGCGCCTATGAAGTTCCAGAAAttgaaaacctaaaaaaatga